The Syntrophotalea acetylenivorans genome contains the following window.
CGAAACACTCATCCTCGACTTGGCAGTAATGTTACTTACTACCCGCGGTTATGAAGTAATCACTGCTCAAAATGGCGAGGAATGCCTGGAGCTGGTAGCGCAGGAAAAACCGCCCTTGGTACTGCTCGATTATATGATGCCTGGAATGGATGGCATGACCACCTTGCAGGAGATGCGCAAGCGTTTTCCCGATACGTATGTCATTATGCTCACCGGCAAAGGTAACGAGCAGATCGCCGTTGATGTTATGAAAGCCGGTGCGGCCGATTATATTTTAAAGCCTTTTAGCAATCAGGACCTGATCGACCGGATCGAGAATGTCCTGCGCATTCGGCGTATCGAGATTCACAACCGTGAACTGCGTGTTGACCGGGAGCGATTGCAGGGTGAAATTGAAAGCTGGAATCGTGAATTGGAGCGACGAGTCGAGGAAAAATCCTTTGAGCTTGAGCAGGCTCATGCCGAGATCCTGCAGGCGGAAAAACTGGCGTCTCTCGGTCACCTGGTTGCTGGCCTGGCACATGAGATTCGCAATCCCCTTAATGCCATCAGCCTTTTTGGCCAGATGCTCAAGCCGGCTCTGGCTCATGATGCTGAAAAGGTCGGGTATGTTGATCGATTGCTCGGCGAGGTTGATCGCGTCGACAACATTCTGGTTAAACTGCTGGCATCCAGCAGCCGTTCTCGAGGAACGGCCGAGCCGGTTTCATTGCGGCAGGTTATAGATGGTGTCCTGAAGAATTTCTCCGAACAGTTTGAAACTCATAACATCGAACTGGACAAGAACCTGGAGAGAGGACTGCC
Protein-coding sequences here:
- a CDS encoding response regulator, producing the protein MSGRILVVDDETLILDLAVMLLTTRGYEVITAQNGEECLELVAQEKPPLVLLDYMMPGMDGMTTLQEMRKRFPDTYVIMLTGKGNEQIAVDVMKAGAADYILKPFSNQDLIDRIENVLRIRRIEIHNRELRVDRERLQGEIESWNRELERRVEEKSFELEQAHAEILQAEKLASLGHLVAGLAHEIRNPLNAISLFGQMLKPALAHDAEKVGYVDRLLGEVDRVDNILVKLLASSSRSRGTAEPVSLRQVIDGVLKNFSEQFETHNIELDKNLERGLPTITADPAEIELIFTNLFTNALYEMREGGKLGIRLARKQELIQIEVSDTGQGIPPQNLSKIFDPFFTTKTKGTGFGLSVVLRIVKTYNGHIKAQSEPGQGTVFQIEFPVV